GCAGGCTTGTGCGCCACTGACCATACATTACGAAAGTAACATACGACTTGGCGGTGAAGGTGAGCCGCAGATGAGGCCGCGGGGTCGTGTGCTTATCCAGCATAAATAGGTACTTTCGGCTGTTTCCGAGCTCAAGTTTCGGTGTCGATTACCCGAAGGTGTTAATTGGGTCTGCCACTTTTTATGACTGTAGTAACCAGTGCCTACTCCGATAAGGTTGGGGTTGGGTGGTGCAAAAACTTGCATGTATGCAGTGCCTAGCAGAGTTGACTCGGCAAGACCGTTTTCAACCGATTTAGAGGTGTAATTTTGGCGACATTGAAGACGATCGGGGCCGGGGTAGGCGTGTCACTTTTGCTTTTTTGCGTAGGCTGCGGCATGGTCGCGATTCCGCAGGCGGAACCAAGCATCAGCCAGGTTTTGCCCCAGACGGTTGCCGCGGGCGCGCAAGGCGTGACGATGACGGTGGTGGGGGCGAATTTTTCAAGCGACGCCGTCGTGTTGTGGAACGGGAATACGCTTTCGACTTCGCAGGAGAATGGAAGCACGCTGGCTGCGACGGTTCCGAATGGAAATGTGGCGTCGCCGGCGGTAGTGCAGTTGATGGTGCAGGACCGGAAGTCCGGCCACAAGTCGAACCCGGTGAATGTCACGATTACATCGCAAAGCTCAGGTAGCAGCGCGGGGCCAGTGTCGTTGACGATTGCAACGGCATCGTTGACTCCGGGCACGGTGGGCACACTGTACAGCGCGGATCTATCGGCGGCTGGCGGCACGATGCCCTATGCCTGGTCGATTGCGTCGGGAGCGCTTCCTGCTGGTCTGACGCTGGACCGTTCCACAGGCGCGATTTCGGGCACGCCGTCAGCGAGCGGGACGTTTAATTTTTCCGTCCAGGTGAAGGATGCTGGATCGCCGAGTCAGAGTGCATCGGCAAGCTATTCGATGGTAGTGAACGCTGCCAGCAATAACGCTTCGAGCGTGACGGGACTGCTGCTGAGCGCGGCGACGCTGCCTGAAGCGTCAGTTGGACAGAGCTATGCTGCATCGCTGGTTGCGAATGGTGGCACGGCACCATATGCATGGACGGTGATCTCTGGCGGGTTGCCAACGGGAGTGACACTGTCGCCGTCGGGAGTGTTTTCTGGGACGCCGTCAGTGAGCGGCACGTTCAGCTTTACCGTTTCGGTGACGGATTCGGGAAATCCGGCCCAGAAGGCCACGGCCTCGGACTCGATTACGGTTCAAGCGCCTTCGCGAGGCGGAAGCGGCGGCACAACGACGACTTCTGGCGGGAGCAGCGGCACTACGACGACCTCCAGCGGGAGTGGTGGCACAACGACGACGACGACTTCTGGCGGAAGCAGCGGTACGACTGTCACGTTGGCGATTACGACCACGTGGTTGCCGCAGGGGATAGATGGCACGGCATATTCGACGCAGTTGCAGGGCAGTGGAGGAACGCCTGCGTATACGTGGTCGATCTCTTCGGGGAGTTTGCCTGCAGGATTGACGCTGGGCGCGTCGAACGGAATTATTTCGGGTACGCCTACCGGGCAGGGAACTTCCAACTTCACCGTTGCGGTGAGTGACAATAGCAGTCCGGCAGAAACGATCTCGCTCGGCGAGTCGATTACGGTTTCGGCGACGGCGCAGCCTACTGGACCAGGGACGACCTGGTATATCCGTCCTGATGGCGGAACGCGCTACAGCTCGAACATGACGAACGGACAGTGCGATGGCATGGGCGATGCGGCCTATCCTGGGACTGGCACAAATCAGCACTGCGCGTTCAACGATTACCGCTACCTGTATCAGGATGGGTCGTATTCGGATGGCTCGACGTTCCCGGCCTGGGGATGGGTTATTGCCGGTGGAGATACGGTCATCATTCGCGGATCGATTGGAACGGGCGTGTCGTATCGCGTGGGTGCTGCGCCGCCGAGCCAGACTTCGTACTGCGATGCGAACAATATCTGCTGGGGACTTGCGGGAGATCCGGCCGATTCTTTCAATCCTCCGATACCGGGGGGGACAGCTTCGCAGCCGACGCGCATTCTGGGGGAGAATTACGCTGCGTGCACAAACCAGTCCGCACGTACGCAGCTGCATGGCGGGACGGGGTTGTACTACGTACTGGATTTGCGGAACACGTCGTACGTGGATGTGCAGTGCCTGGATATTACGGACTTTTCAGGTTGCAGCAGAGCCGCGGGAACCTGCACCAGCGCGGACGATACAGCTTTGAACGGAATCAGGCTGTACAGCAATGCCACGAACATTACGCTGGACGATATACGAGTGCATGGGTTGGGGTATTCGGGTATTGGCGGGCCTCCGGGCACGGGATTCAACGCGAACGATCTGGTCATTCTGGGTAACGGCGGTGCCGGATGGAATGCTGATCCGGGTGACGGCACGACCGGCGTGGGCACGATGAATGTGACGAACTTTGTCATCAGTTGGAACGGGTGTGCGGAGGAGTATCCGATTGTCGATGCGGTACCTTATCAGGATTGCCGTGATGACTCGACGGGCGGCTATGGAGATGGATTCGGGACGACCACTTCTCCGAGTCCTGCTCCAGGATGGCAGATTCACTTCGACCAAGGTGTTGTCAGCTACAACACGCAAGACGGACTGGATGCGCTGCATGTAAATGGGCCGGGGACTTCTGTTTCATATACTCGAGTGCTTGCGTTCGGCAATGAAGGCCAGCAGCTGAAGGTGGGCGCCATCACGAACATTCAGAATAGCCAGATCGTGGGCAACTGCGCGGCGATATTGCAGACGATTCCGGGAAGGCCGGCGACGACGGGGGACAACCTTGGTGATACGTGTCGCGCGGCGAACACGGCAGTGGCAATTGTTACGTATCCGGGTCAGCCGTCGGTCTTTCAGAACAACACGATGATTACTGGAGGAGCTGTAGGGGTCGAGGTGGAGTACGCAACTTCAGACCACGGCGCTACAAACATTCTTCAGTACAACAACAACGTGTTTATTGGCTATCAGAATTCGGGCAACGGGGAGTATCCATCACCCATCTATTCGAACAGCGATACGAACATGCTGACGAACCCGGGTGCGAGCTGGACGAACAATGCCTATCTTGGGCAGAAGTGGACGTGTCCGCAGGCGGGCGAGAGCGCGGCGGTTTGTACCGACCCCGGTCTTGTGGATGAGACGCTGCACGCCTACGGCTATGGGAATATGGCGCCAGCATCGAGTTCGAGCGCAGTTGTGGGCAAGGGCGCGGCATTGCCGAGCATTACCCTGGACTACAATGGCGTGACGCGGCCGAATCCGCCGTCGATTGGAGCTTTGGAACCCTGATGAATCGTGGTCAATGGCTGAAGGCCGTCTTTGCGCTTCTTCTTCTAGGGGGTGCGGGCCTTCAGCTTTCGGCCACCACCTGGTATGTGCGTCCTGATGGCGGGACGCGGTATTCTTCGGAAGTTCCGAACGGCCAGTGCGATGGCCTGACGGATGCGGCGTATCCGGGCTCGGGAAAGAACAAGCACTGCGCGTTCAACGACTATCGCTACCTTTACCAGGATGGCTCGTATGCGAACGGGACGAAGTTTCCTGCGTGGGGCTGGGTGATTAAAGGCGGCGATACAGTTATTATTCGTGGCTCGATTGGCACGAAAGCTGCTTACCGCGTGGGAGCGGCGCCACCGAGTCAGAAATCCTATTGCGATCCTAAAAATGTCTGTTGGGGTCTTGCCGGCGATCCGGCAGATTCTTTTAATCCGCCGATTCCGGCTGGGACGGCTTCGCAGCATACTCGCATTCTGGGCGAGAACTATGCCGCGTGTACGGACCAGAAGGCAAGGACACAGCTTTATGGCGGGACAGGACTGTACTACGTTCTCGATTTGAGAAATACGTCCTACGTCGACGTGCAGTGCCTGGATATTACGGATTTTTCCGGCTGCAGCAGAACTGCGGCGAACTGCTCGGGGGCGAATGCAGACTTCGCTACCAATGGCATCCGGTTGTCGAACAAATCGACTGACATTACGTTGCGCGATGTGCGCGTGCATGGCCTTGCGTACTCGGGTATCGGCGGGCCTCCGGGCACGGGGTTTGTTGCGACGGACCTTGCCATTCTGGGTAATGGCGGTGCGGGATGGAACGCGGACCCCGGAGACGGCACGACCGGCGTGGGAACCATGCTGGTTCAGGGCTTCGACATCAGTTGGAACGGGTGCGCTGAGGAGTATCCGATCGTCGATGCGGTGCCGTATGGCAATTGCCGCGATGATTCGACGGGTGGCTATGGGGATGGATTCGGAACAACAACGGCTCCCAGTCCTGCGCCGGGATGGCAGGTGCACTTCGATAACGGCATTGCGAGCTACAACACGCAGGATGGTTTGGATGCGTTGCATATCTCCGGGCCGGGATCGACTCTGACGATCACGCGTGTGCTTGCCTTCGGGAATGAGGGGCAGCAACTGAAGGGCGGCGGCGCGATTGCTACGCTGCAAAATAATTTGATCGTGGGGAATTGTGCGGCCATTCAGGCGACGATGCCCGGAAGGCCGACACCTACGGGAGACAGCCTCGGGGACGTCTGCAGGGCAGCGAATACGGCTGTGGCGATTGGTGTGACTCCGGGCGACCCGGCGACGTATCAGAACAACACGATGATCTCAAACGGTGCTGTGGGGGTAGAGGTGGACTACTCGACTCCCGACCACGGGCCGACAAATATGTTGCACTATGACAACAACGTGTTCATCGGACATATCAACCCAGGACGCGGAGAACGTCCTTCGGCTATTTATACCGATCCGAAGATATTGACCAATCCGGGTGCAAGCTGGACGCATAACGCCACCTATGGTGCGAAGGGCTCCTGTCCGGAGCCGGGAGAACACAATGCGATTTGCAAGGATCCCGGCCTTGTGGACGAGACGTTCCACGCATACGGTTACGGCAACATGGCTCCGAAGCCGGGCGCGGCCGTGATCGGTGCTGGAGCAGCAATTCCTGACATCAAGGTGGACTTCAATGGGACGAACAGGTCGTCTTCGCCATCGGTTGGTGCGCTGGAATCATCCGGAAAAGTGAGCGGGGCGTCACCACCTACTGCGTCGAACGAGCCTGCAAGCTCCGGCAAGCCGCAAGCATCGGTTGAGGTGAAGGTGCTGAGCGGGGCTGTGGCTGTTGCAGTCTTGTGGGCGGGGATGCGATATCTTCGGGGACGGTCGACCGGAGCCTGATCAACTGCTGCGCAATCCGAATGAGTGAAGCAGCAGCGAGGCGGCAGTTCGTGGATTGTCCATGTCGAATGGGTAGGTGGCCAAGGCGCGGAGCGAGCTTAGAAGAGCTTTGCGCGGCTTTCCCTGCCGCTGGAGCGCTTCAGCATGTTGCTTATAGGCGCGTGCAAGAGCGACCTGGCGGGCGCGCAGTCCACAGCCGGGCGCGCCATAGTGCTTGTGAATGAACTGCATCTGCGCCTTCAGCATCCGCTGCGGGTCGGTCGACATCGAGTTGGGTGAGACTCGGTAGTAGGCAATGACTTTGGGAACAAAGGCGACTTCGTAGCGCAAGGCAATGCGCAGCCAGAGGTCGCGGTCTTCAGTGGCGCGCATGGTCTCGTCGAAGAGGCCGACTTCATCGACACATTTGCGACGGAACGTCATGGTCGGGCAGGGCAGCTCGACCTTGCGCATGTAGATGTACGGCGCGATGTTTCCCTCGGCGTTGCTCTTGTTGCCTTCGAAGGTCGCTCCGGTGACGCCTTTGTGGTCGATGTATGTGATCAGCCCATAGGAGAGACCGGCGCGGGGGCGATCTTTGAGGATTGCAACTGATTCGGACAGGCGGTTTGGCAGCCATACGTCGTCGGCATCGAGCAGTGCGAGGAATTCCGCTGTAGAAGCTTTGATTGCAGCGTTTCTGGCAGCGGGAAGTCCGTGGTTGTGTTGCTTGATGTATAGAATTCTGGGACCAAGGCGCTCCAGAAATGGGGAGACAACTTCATCGGTGTTGTCGGTGCTGCCATCGTTGACGAGGACAATCCTCCAGTCATCGAAGGTTTGAGTGGCTACGCTTTCGATGGCGGTTGGCAGATATCTGGCAGCGTTATACGCGGGGATGATGATGTCAACCGTGGCCATCCTGATTATTCTGCCATATCGTGTGAGACGCTTTGTGGCCTGAAAGTGGGATCGGAGAATGCATCAGCGGCGATTTATACATACATTAAAGCTTCTGCCGTAAGTTCTGATGGTTCACGTGCTAAGCTGATGCTCGGTAAGCGTTAGAAGGTGGCTAATCCACGGTGGGACAAGAAAAATTGATGCGCAATGGCGGGTCAGCGGGTTGGATACAGCGAATCGTTCTGGTTCTGCTGGGTATGGCTGCGCTTGTCTCCCTTGCAATTGGAATTCACCACGCGATGGAGTTTGGCAGCCATGATATGCAGTGGATGGCGGCGCGTCTGGTGGGACAGCATATGGACCCATGGCAGGAAGAGCTTGCCCATGGGCCTCATCACTACGCTCATTTTGGGCCACCGAACTATCTTCATTTCCTGTATCTGTTGCTGCTGCCGATGGGCGCGCTGAATTTTCCGGCAGCGCAGGCGCTATGGACGGTTGGAATCATCTGCATGTCGCTTGCGAGCATGT
The Edaphobacter acidisoli genome window above contains:
- a CDS encoding Ig domain-containing protein, whose protein sequence is MATLKTIGAGVGVSLLLFCVGCGMVAIPQAEPSISQVLPQTVAAGAQGVTMTVVGANFSSDAVVLWNGNTLSTSQENGSTLAATVPNGNVASPAVVQLMVQDRKSGHKSNPVNVTITSQSSGSSAGPVSLTIATASLTPGTVGTLYSADLSAAGGTMPYAWSIASGALPAGLTLDRSTGAISGTPSASGTFNFSVQVKDAGSPSQSASASYSMVVNAASNNASSVTGLLLSAATLPEASVGQSYAASLVANGGTAPYAWTVISGGLPTGVTLSPSGVFSGTPSVSGTFSFTVSVTDSGNPAQKATASDSITVQAPSRGGSGGTTTTSGGSSGTTTTSSGSGGTTTTTTSGGSSGTTVTLAITTTWLPQGIDGTAYSTQLQGSGGTPAYTWSISSGSLPAGLTLGASNGIISGTPTGQGTSNFTVAVSDNSSPAETISLGESITVSATAQPTGPGTTWYIRPDGGTRYSSNMTNGQCDGMGDAAYPGTGTNQHCAFNDYRYLYQDGSYSDGSTFPAWGWVIAGGDTVIIRGSIGTGVSYRVGAAPPSQTSYCDANNICWGLAGDPADSFNPPIPGGTASQPTRILGENYAACTNQSARTQLHGGTGLYYVLDLRNTSYVDVQCLDITDFSGCSRAAGTCTSADDTALNGIRLYSNATNITLDDIRVHGLGYSGIGGPPGTGFNANDLVILGNGGAGWNADPGDGTTGVGTMNVTNFVISWNGCAEEYPIVDAVPYQDCRDDSTGGYGDGFGTTTSPSPAPGWQIHFDQGVVSYNTQDGLDALHVNGPGTSVSYTRVLAFGNEGQQLKVGAITNIQNSQIVGNCAAILQTIPGRPATTGDNLGDTCRAANTAVAIVTYPGQPSVFQNNTMITGGAVGVEVEYATSDHGATNILQYNNNVFIGYQNSGNGEYPSPIYSNSDTNMLTNPGASWTNNAYLGQKWTCPQAGESAAVCTDPGLVDETLHAYGYGNMAPASSSSAVVGKGAALPSITLDYNGVTRPNPPSIGALEP
- a CDS encoding glycosyltransferase family 2 protein → MATVDIIIPAYNAARYLPTAIESVATQTFDDWRIVLVNDGSTDNTDEVVSPFLERLGPRILYIKQHNHGLPAARNAAIKASTAEFLALLDADDVWLPNRLSESVAILKDRPRAGLSYGLITYIDHKGVTGATFEGNKSNAEGNIAPYIYMRKVELPCPTMTFRRKCVDEVGLFDETMRATEDRDLWLRIALRYEVAFVPKVIAYYRVSPNSMSTDPQRMLKAQMQFIHKHYGAPGCGLRARQVALARAYKQHAEALQRQGKPRKALLSSLRALATYPFDMDNPRTAASLLLHSFGLRSS